The genomic interval cacaatcaccgtaaagccttgcggtaatgctgcactcgaccaatgatttcctatgatcgcaatttccgcctttcggcaacgcattttctgcacaaaaatactaaaatcaactgttcctacgcgatgaacgcatgcgaccgcaatattatgaatttgatgctttttggacgcaatttaacatgttttatcaatgcaagccagcattgtttaagaatttagcactatgataacgtgcatttctgcccattatcaaagGGCATCGATAAAGCCTCAatgcctctaaacttgaagatggagaagcatcgacaaaacctctaaacttgaagatggaagagcatcaacgaagcctctaaacttgaagatggagaggCATCGACAAAGCTTTTGAACTTGAtgatggaggagcatcgacgAAACCTCTGACCTTGAAGATGAAGGAGCATCAACAAAGCCTCTGAACGTAAAGATGGAGGAGCATTGTCGAAGTCTCTGAACTTGAAGTTGGAGGGGCATCAACAAAGCCTTTGAATTTGAAGATTGAGGAACATCGACAAAGCCTCTAAATTTGAAGATGAAGGAGcatcaaagaaatatttgaGATTAAATTTGATGAAGCATTGACAAATATTTCGAACTTAAATTTGAAGAAGCATTAGCAAAGCCACTGAACCTAAATTTAAAGAAGCATTGGCAAAACTTCTAAACTTGATCTTGAAGAACACCTACAGTTGAAGATGAAGAGTCAATCTATAGAAGAGTGATGCTTCAAACTTGAAGTAAGCAACATCCAACACTGCTTATTTATTTAAGTGAGTGATAAGATGATTGAATTTTCTAGCGAGAACCTTATTGTACACATCCAACCTGGGTAGCATCATGCAGACAACATACATCTTTAATTTGTTGCGTTGCCCTCagtagggatgaacatcttcaatttgttgtgtAGCATCACATGTAGGGCGATTATTGCACCCTTTTTATGGACTGGACTTAAATTTTTTGAAGTTGCCTACATAACCTTGAAGAAATGGATCAAGTCATGACTTAGTACATAGAGAGATTTTTTTGTTTGGACTTAACTTAAAGTTTCCTTCAAGCTGCCTATGTACCCTTTATGATAAATAGGGATtaagtcataacgtagttcgctgagagtttttttttttttttttttttggactgAACTTAAAGTTTCCTTCAAGCTGCTTATGTACCCTTTAtgataaataggatcaagtcataacgtagttcgaaaagaattttttttgtttggacTGAACTTAAAGTTTCCTTCAAGCTGCCTATGTACCCTTTATAATaaatagggatcaagtcataacgtagttcgtaagatttttttttttttttttttgggtcgtTCACCTTTTAAACTCATGCAGGTCAGGAGCAACATGCAATTTAGGCTCTTGTGATGAGGAGCTTCTACATTTAAACatcagaagctcttatttcatcaatGCTTTAATCATCATATTCATTTGTAGGATttgtcaatatgatgagttttggcttcattATTAAGGAACCTTAAGTATTTATATCAACAGAAAATTTCCTCCTCATGTGTGAAGGGGCACGACTGTGAATCATTTTGTCGTtattttcttcatggaatggCCTTGCCTTCAAGGTTTTCATCTTCCTTTTATGTTGATCGTTTGTCatcttgagacgatcaaaagcaaATGTTGAAGTCAATCTTTCTTTTATATGGAgatacttaattttttaaagctAAAGTTCGAGTGGAAGTAGACGTTGGACGTTGGTTTCCTTCTTCTATTGTGGCCCTACTTAATCTTTGGAAGACCAAAGATCGAATAGTTGAAGGTTTGATACAATCGAAGACAGAAGCTCTTTGCTTAGTTTCTTTTGAGTCACCGACTTCTTCAACAATtacatgattgttgtcgacttccactGTGCTGACAgcatgacatgcaataacttttAACACTTCCTCTAGCTGATTATCGAGGAAGCTCCTTGGGAATAATTCTGCCAAAGTCACTGGTCATCGACATTGAAGGAAGTCCCCGTCTTCTTCCTTAGCATGCTTAGGCTTCCATgtcctcttttttcttttctatctcTTGGCCTTACTTCCTCTTCTGTAATTTTGATAGAAGCGCAACTTCTTTTAGGTGGAAttcaactttcctctctttcaacgagtcacaaggatccacccttTGTCGTTATCTTCAACAGAATCATCTTTCTTTTGGTAGTATATggtttgaatctcttgttgaaaccgaacaactataggctcgaagGTTCCAAACTGGATCAGGCTTTCTCTTTGATCATAAGATGCGGACGGCATTGGAACACTTGAAATCTTCGCTACTGCAGTGTGATTTGTTTGAGCTACTTCATCAAGCTCTACTACAACATGATTTGTCCGTGCTACTTCATCAATATccagctcaatcttcttttcacgagtcAACTTTAGAATTAGCTCCTTTAGCATGAAACATTTCTCAACTAGGTGGCTAACAACCCAGTGATATTTGCAGTAGTCaggatcatctatttttcctaaCTGCTCTGGTCGCTTGCATTCTAGCAATTAAATGAGTTTTTTCTCTAATAGTTGCTCCAACATGTCTGCAACATCAGAGttagggaatggataaaccttttCCTGTCTTTTTTTAGGAGTTAGGCGACGCTTCTCGCCCTTATtatgttttctttcaaattttgtttcttttcctttggagaaaaatTCCAGCAAGATTGCATGAATGACCATAGAATCTTTGGTGACACTATTCATGATCTTTTTAATGCTCTTAGTTTCATTCTTGTGTTTTCTCCCTTTAaggactaggaaatctttagttcctcTGTTGGTGATGCTCAGCTCCATGTCATGAGCGCATGTCGCTAACTCCTCAAATGTATGACGTTTAATTCCTTGTAGGATGTAGAGAAACTCCCAATGCATGCTTtgggtgcacatctccactgcagataattcagtgagtctatctttgcaatccaaacttagagctctccatcggttgacgTAGTCGATAATCAACTCTCCCTTTCACTACTTGGTGCTTGTCAACTCCATTATGCTAACGATATGCCTAATGCTATAAAAGTGGTTAAAGAACTCTATTTCCAACTGTTCCTAGCTGTCAATCGCTTCCGGCTCTAGATCAGTATACCAATCAAAGGCATTTCCTTTTAAGGTATGAGtgaactgcttgactagctgGTCTCCTACAGTTCCTACATTTCCATAGGTTTCGATGAAATGAGTAACATGTTATTTCGGATTGCCTTTTCCATCAAATTACTGAAACTTTGGAGGTTGGTACCTAGCAGGCATTCTCAtgttgtcgattctcttggtgtacgacTTAAAGTACATAAAAGAAGTTTACGATGGACCTCTATACTGAGCccttatggagtttgtaatcatatcctGCAGCTGTTGAACCGACAAGGAGGCAACAGAGGTAGATTGTTGCAATTGGTTTTCCTGTAACACAGTTTTCCCTTTGTCATTGACTTTGACAGCAGAAGTTTAACTCGACTTAGCAGTTTCATGAGCTTGCATCTGTTCTCTTAAAGCAGAAAtttcataatctcgctcttctACAGCTTTCATTAGGAGATCTATTTTCCTCTCCATCTCTATCATGGCTGACTCAGTTGTTACGTCAGccatcatgacagacactacatcaaagtgtgattctttctctAATTGATCAGAAGCAGGAGTATAGGTGTCGAATAAGGATTTTTCTCTAACGAAGATCCCGCATTTAGGAGATTTAGCCAGTTTTTCCCAGCTTTTCTTTGTGAGGACAGAACCTTATTCTTGTTTCTGCATGATCTCTTTTGAATGGTTGCGAGTGACATGTCCCGTGTAAGCATCACTTGCGACGGTAGCTTTGGATGCGGCTTTCTTTGGTGTCATTTGTTGATTTATTGATTTAGATGATgaaagagagatgagaggtagagatgtctTATTGGACGTGCCAATTCGTTCGCACGAAGTTTCTAGAgaaaacttgtttcgtggagttgaacttgtgttgatgttgatttgatgcgatgtggtttgatctctagtacttgatcctttgattctctctcagttgaatgcgtacgcttgacttgaagaagcaGAGCGCGTGACGTTCTTGAAGTCGAAGTTTTAGAAAAGTCTTTGTATCTTCAGGAGACTTGTGTCTTCAAGGAGTgtgcaacttcaggagtctatgagtcttctgattgttgggagaattctctctaggctcttCTAGAATGTAAAATTGTTAAcccctacaaatgaagagagcttctctatttacAGAATTCTCAGGTGTATTTCGTGGACTTGAGTTTAGTTGATCTATGGTTCTGGCCCTTgagcccaattagttggatttgggcctgatttgacatttgggtcaaattcagctatttttgggcttagttggactttaacccaaataataatatcaaactagaccaaattaattttatctgaTTCAATGGTCATGATGTAAACACGTGGCATCATCGGAATTTGCCTTCAACTTTAATTTGGAACACATGTCGACTtctaattggtcccaaatttgatgatttggaatttcgtcattaatttagtgaatGACATGGCAATTTtttattggtccaaaatttctctttCAACACTTACAATTCTGTgtctaataaattatttaaaatcccTAATAAATATAGAACTTTCGATTATTTTGTTTCTAATAAGTCTAACCTATCAAAAAATCTAAAagttaattgaattttatttgtaCTTTGATAAAGCAAGATAAAATGAACACTTGAGGAATACAGgaccaaaataaatataaagaaaaattacgAAAACTACCCCTAAAGTATAATGGTAGTTGCTTTTACACCTTCAaactattaattataaaatttgggCCCCTAAACTTCTACAAGTGTTAAAATTGTACCCTCGAGCttataataattgtaaaaattggacCCAcgaatgataaaaattgaaccttcaaacttaaacaaatgttacaatttataaaactttGTAAGTTTGAAGGTCCAATTTGACCCCATTTAATacttatataaaattgaaagtttaagggtgTAATTGCAATTACCACTCTACTTTAGGAGTGGTTTTTGGCATTTATCCTAAATACAAAGTAAACTTAGAGAGTTCACtgatactttttaaaatttcaaaagtctTAATGAGGTAATCTTAAATTAAAATGGGATTTAAACCAGCAATTAACACACATGTCACATTCTAAAAcgagataattttttttttcatactccCTCAATGCCATGTCACTTTAAAAAATAAGGTGAGATCCACTTATATTAATAAAGTCCACTAATATTTATGAATATAAATTTTTGGTGTGAACAAATGAAATATATACTCTCATGCGGTACTAAAAATTTTCTCATCCTAACATTAGAtcttaattttgttattattattatataaaatgcATTTTCAAACAATAAGGGGAAAAACTTAGTCAAGGGAAAACTAAGAaatattaatgtaaataaatattttccattaagaaaaaaaaattattgagacAAGTACTTACAAGATCTCACTCTCCTATGGCCCTTAGCttaataatgtaatttaattttgcATGGATGAGATAGATCCTTAAGTACTCAGCccattatttaattttcaaacctTTGAACAAATATTTGTTTGTCTACATTcctcttcttgatgttgctgtTGTTGTCTTGATGAAGaggtagaaagagaaagagaaagtaCTGTATCAATTTCTCTCCtgcattcatcttcttctttctcattattattattattcaccACCATTATCCCACCACCATTTTCCACCAAGCTATTATTCCTTAAACTCAACTCTAACTGCAATTTTCAAACAATAAATGTTAGAACTATttccaaataaagaaaaataaatcatctTATTCATAAAtacaacaaaatatcactatctattGATAATAGATCGGAATAGAGCacgatagacatctattagagtttgatagatgtctatcgtgGTCTATTGCCTATTGATAAATAGATATATCGATAGATAGATGCCTATCTTAGCCTATAacagtctatcactaatagacaataatattttcaacagatttaccatttaaaacaattacactAAATTTTATCGACAAATTAATGTTACAAAAGATGTGTTTAGAATGACTTTTGAAAAGTATGTGgtgattaaatatatttatatataactcGTTAAAAGtactaaattctttttttttttttttccaaagatgTGTTTGAAAGAATTTTGTCATGTTGAAACTAGTTCTCACActcaaatttttcatatttgtaaGTGATTTAGAGTATTTAGGTCAAGGAGTGAAGTTGTGAAGTATGAAGAGATGTAAAGTCATGAGGGTCACGATATAAGACGTTAATAAAgcataaaattgatttttttttttttttttttgtcatgagCCCACAAACTCCTTTACTAAACAAGAAGTGAGTTCACAACTTCTAAAATTTATTCTAGGAACTATTTATGAAAGGTTTATGAAACCATAGAGACTATTTATGaggttttatcaaaccataaaaactcaattttaacttttaaaaccgcatggactaaattctaacttccCCGAACtactaaaaatcaattttacaattcaaccttttttttttcctaaacatAAAAACTAGTCTCCATTCAAAAAAAAAGTTCTTCTTTTCGTTAAATTaaaagtcattccaaacacatcctaaaatataaatcctaactttaaaaagacaaaaaaaagaaaaacaaacaaacaaacttacCTGAGTCGAGGGACGTTGAACGAGACAATCAGGCTCGAAGCTGGATCGACTGAGCTTGAACAATGGAGAAGATGAAGTGGTTGGAGAAGGATGAAGATGATCATGATGATTGAAGCTTGTAAGTTTAGGGTTCCATAGAGAATTAgactgttgttgttgttggatGTTAAGTATATTAGGTCGAAAATAATGTTTTTGGggattattattaatattattgatACGAAAATGTTGTGTAGTAATTAAGTGATGGGGAGGCCATTTCTTATCCTCAAGGAATCGGCTTGGCCTTATGGGTGTGGTTGATCTTGAAATTGCATTAGCAACTTCATATATATGAGAAGTAGTTTGAAAGGGATCATCCATTATTATGTTTGAATTATGATCATCTTTGCTCCATACATTAGAACATCCCCTAATTCCCAATGGATTATGATGATCTATTGCTTCCCACTCATCTCCAAACCTAACatcaaagaattaattaaagagatcaGAGAGTTCATTCATACATCATCTTTAGGGTTTTTCCTTGTTGCAATCATAGAActgtatattttctttttcatctatATATCTACTATATTCATATGACCAACATATATATAGTCAacattctaaaaatatatagtAGGAAAAGGTTCGTCGTCATGTATATATGTAGGccatatgtatgtatgtatgtatgtattgaTAAATTCTAAAGGATTGTACTTTAAAATTGAGTAGGAGAATCAATTTAGACACTCTATCAGTGATTATAACCATTTTAATTggtttcatttaaaataaactcaAATGATCACAAACTAAGATTATTCATTAGTTTCTCAAAAATCTCTTCAAAAATAGCAAGTTTTCACGTAAATCTTAAATAAgtaaagaaaaatggaagaataCGGGGAAGATGATCAAGAATTACTGATATTGATGAAATTCTATtactatatatctatatatcgattTAATTTCAGCATTTTTTTCCTCTAATATTCGTTGATTTCTGcatttaaaaaagtttataCACATGTGAAAATTATGTCGTATAAAACGGTATCACGACAAGGGTCTAAATTGAAAACTAATGGTTTAAATTCAAAcaataattattagtttggagtTTTAATAGATATACAATCCTCAAAAGCTTAGCAGTATAAGTTGATCATGTTtccgttttttttcttttacatttttttcaacatcaacatttaaattaattgtttgtTGCTACACATTGACAATCTTGTATTACTTTCCTTAAAGGTAAACAAATGATCTATAGCTCAACGTTAATTGacattatttctttatttaaagtCAAATTAATGGTCAAAttaatttatactaaaaaatgtgTCTTTTTTTGTAAGGGGTAGCAAAATAGAATAGACATCCTATGTTTGTGATATGTATGATATTCAAACAAATGgtttatatatacactataaaTTTAGCAGTAAGATATGAGAGTATATTTGTGGGGTTGGAATGAATTAATTACCTTGAAGAAGAGTTAGAAGGTGGTCTGAGGTGGTAAGGCTTTGTAATGTGTGAGAGGAAATTACTATTGTGCCCTCTGAAGTGTCCATGGTTCAATCTCTGGTACATTTGCACAATGTGATTTCTTCCAAACATTGTCTGAGATAAAACTGCAAATTATAATTAACTCTCTTTGTAAGCCTCCATCTATCCCTTTCAAATTAAACACAaagttgtaattttttttatttttttcttttaatttttcggCACGTCAAGAGTATTTTTACGATTACGGTCACACTCTCATatggttttattttataaactttACTTAAAAAATTTCATACCGATAAGTTATTCTTATATgtattctttcctttttctatttCTAAATGATGAGGGATTATGTTTGTATACAACGTGTAGATTTGTGTATAATGTGCAATTAGCATTTTTGGTAGTTGTATGATTTTAAAACTTTATGTatgcatatatgtatgtatatatatatatgaatattattaaaaatatgttttcagATAAACTAAGGATATCTCATTTCCTTTGATCTAACAAAATAGGCTTTGTAATATTTCTATCAtggaaaaaataacaaaaaagtcTTCTGAAACGAATATgcttaaaatttataaaaatgaaattagatcaaattttttttagagggAAAAATAATGAACCAAAAGGAGAATGAATAGGAGAATATGataatataaagattaaaaaatccctttcttaagaaattaaaaaaaaaaattggactaACATGAACATAGTTCAATTAACATAAAGCTTGTTCTAATAATCTTATGGTTAAAGATTCAATCatccataataataataataataataaataaataaagagactTACTCTCCAAAgctattttcaaaataatttttttaaaaaaaatctttgaaaactatttttaaaagttctaatttgaaatatgtaaaagtaattttaaaaagattaaactacaATTTTAGTACataaatttttaagtttgtggtccttaaaatttttaaaatctaatagtacataaaataatttatatccTCATCATTTCATTTTTATGCTAAATAAATCATTGATCTATTTGAAGTTTAGAGACAATCTTCTAGACGCAATCttataagttaattaattaaatttataatttaactcaTGTCATTAAATACATCAACTTCattattattcatattaaaaagctcataaacttttaataatttttttataaaagcaaATACATGTTGtcttatcaataaaaaaatatcatgtaAAAAATAGTTATTGGATCATATGTGTTcagtaaatttaattttaaaagaagaaaattatttaaacaagtcGTGTAAGTGATATAAGAAATAGAaaaaggatatatatatatatataaaccacGAAAACCTAGAGAATCAAGGCCTAGCTAgttatactttttttaaaactaaaataaataaataaataaaaagggaTAGCTAGTTATTGAATTAGAAACCCTACCTTGTCCAGACTCATCCAGCTTCTTACTTCGATACATCTACATTCACAAAAACccaacatttcattttttaatcagaatcccaaaaaatagaaattttaaatatatatatatatatatatgttttaatttatactctagaaaaagaaagaaaagaaaaatgcatgGGGGAAGTTACCTGCAAATGGCTCTTTACATGAGCAATGCTGAGCCCTCTTACATTCATCAACTGAAGTAACAACTTTGGTGTTGCCCCttcaaattcaattcaatttcaCCAAATcaatacaaattatatatttatacaaaaaCATAATCTTTTTACCTTACACTTTGACCaaacaaatttatttgaaaaaacgATTCATAAATATaagtttcatttcaaaattgattCACAATATAAGAATAATAACTTGATCATGCATGCTATAAAGATTGTGAGATCTTTCATCTTTCCGATTTGGAAAACTCAATATGTCTCCTTTATATGGTGGCTTTTTGGGTTTATCGTTCTTCGATCAAatctttctattttcttttttttaccaaatataTTGTACTTGCTTGTAGGCTTTGATACCCATATTGGATAAACATAGGGTCCTATGTCAATCAACTGGCAATGAGATGAGTAAAACTAACTCAATGTACTCCCTATATATTTCCAATGTAGACGAAAACACAACAAAGTCTGCCATAATGCTAGTTTTGCCCTATTGAATGtagaataaaatatatatataaatatgtatatagaaattatattcaGTGTAGTTACGGTTATTATGAAgcagatattttatttttaccatATTTGATGCATACGCGAATCCACTAAACTTTCACATTATCAGTGTAATTAAACATATCTTAATAGTTAACGTATCTATTTCTTCTTATAATGTTAGACATTTAAATTATCATCCCCACATTTGTTGTAAGTGAGGAAAAGCAACGACCCAACCGACGAAAAAACAAGGGAGTaggagatggagatggagatggagagAATAGAAAATGTTAGATATGCTTACTTTCTTGTCCTCCAAGTCTTTCAACAGCATTTACAAAGGCAAGATGAAGATCAGGAGTCCAACGAAGCCTTGGCATTTTAGACCTTGAATATTTTCTAACACTTCCACTTCTTCTCggttcctcttcctcttcttctttctcttcttcctccattCCATTGTTGCTGCTCGAGTTCGAGTTCGAGTTATTCGAGTTCTCTTCTCCAGATCCTTCATCAATGCCTTTCGCTTCTTCGTTCAAATCAAACCCATTTATCATCTTTATTATTCCTTCTTTCTCTCTCCCTTTCTCTATTTATTCCTGAAAtatcaaaattggaaaattgtgctttttaactaattattaatcaatgtatataaatatacatatatatattgggGAAATGGAATATAAcccataattatttataaaattatatttactgGGGTAGCAATTGCTTGgtcattataattatttatgcttaaatattttataaactaaGCTCTTAGGGCATTGGAATTCTACAAAGACATGAAACCCTAGAAGCATTGTTGTTTTATTATGGACATTAAATAGCtgtttgttaatttaattactaaaaagCATCTTCTCTTCCCTGATCATAACATATTGTAtaagctaattaattaaattgttactaCTGATTTTGGGTCAATGAAActaccaaaaataaaataaaataaaataacagaAACAAACTTACTGAAGTAAAACTGCATATTATATCATGATTTAGAAGCTTACTTAAAACCTTTTAAGCAAATATAACCTAAAATtcattataattacaaaaagaagAGGGGAATTCGAATTTTGCAACTTACCCAGcaaaaattatcttaatttctCAAAAGATTTGTACATCTAAGGATCCAccgacaaagaaaagaaaattaaaccaAGAAATCGAGATGAAATTGAAGATcgtgaagagagaaagaaaaactaaaagagattgaaaattaaagaaaaacccACCAGCAGATCGATATAGATTGAGAGACCCTTTACATGGATCTATCCAACAAGAAAAATGAAGCTTTATTCCAATTATTTCTTTGGCTTTTGAATCATCTTCTTAGAGAGAgctaagagagagagagaagaaagaaaaataaggttTTGCAAGTAAAGTTATGAGCTTCGaaacaattatatattttgtatgaaaaaaaaattattggatgAATGTTGAAGCTTAAAgagtatatgtatataaatattCTTAGGTAGCTGattttaataaagaaataaataaataaatttgaggaCAAAAGGCTCAGAGGAAGACAATGGTCGGATGGGCCAAATTGAttataaattagtttttatatttttgcaaATTTGGAGTCTTTGTCAATATCAACTTCTTCTATNTAATTAATTtcagaaaaatgaataaatatttaagaTGAATTGGTCTTTCTACTGTCAAAAATCATGTGATCTCTTATGtgcctttaaaaaaaaaataaaaaattacttgGATTGTTCTCTTCTTTGACAGcttgtctttatttttttatttttttacttttcttttttctgtttGTCTCGTGATGAAGTTTAATATATAGTTGACCTATGCAACTGCAAAACTTGGTAGGGCTATATTTCCCCATCTGTTTTTAAGTTTAACCTTAATTATTGTCTCTCTTATTAATTACATTGAGGATTATCCTATGAtggttttttaacttttatttttttaattaaaaataaaatcttttgTTTTATGCTAACACTTCATAGTTCATCCAATGCCAAGGATAGATTCATGTTGCTAAAGACATGGTCTCTATAATGCTTAACCTTACTGTTGGACAATtgtttggtaatttttttttttatatatatataaggaaaattattttaaatggtaaaattgttgaaaatatttataaaatataacaaaattttagaactatcaatgatagacgttgatagacactgatagacttctatcagtgtctaccAACGTCAATCataaataattctaaaattttgttatattttgtaaatatttttgttcatttttatatatttaaaaacaacccattattttgttatattcacttttttctaatgttttcaaaaactaaactgAATTTTAAAGACtaaggtcccgtttggtaatcatttgatttattgtttttatttttgaaattaagacTATTTCATGTAcctttcttataataatttgcgtctttcttaattataatggttgaattcttagctaaattccaaagacaaaaataactttttgaaagctattttttctaattctcaaaatttggcttggttttttaaacattGGTGAAGGGTAAAAAAAtgacaaatgaagaaatttggagttgaaagtagtgtctataaacttaattttcaaatacaaaagataaaatgattaccaaatgagaccttaaaaatggattttatttttagaatttgattgagGATTAAAATGATTCTTTTAGAAAAGGTGAAACTCATAGTAAGAGATTAAGGAGAAAAAATgcataaaattcaaaaacttaaaacttaaaacGCAATCGTTATCAAATAGGgctttgtctttttttttcgaGTATAATGATTGTAGGGATGTAGAATCGAACCTCTAAACTCAAAGGAATTGAGTGACATGCCAATTATCTTTAAAAGTGccttaattaattgatttaattttctatttttgtcaaaatttaaacttataaatcGTACTTGAACCTAAACTTCCTTTATGTTAATTGACAAAAACTTAATAAGCGTGATTAAGAAAGGATAATTCTCATTGTCTACTATCAAGGGACGACAAACCCTCTAACATAGCTCCATGACTATATGATATTATCCATTta from Benincasa hispida cultivar B227 chromosome 10, ASM972705v1, whole genome shotgun sequence carries:
- the LOC120088809 gene encoding two-component response regulator ARR18-like produces the protein MINGFDLNEEAKGIDEGSGEENSNNSNSNSSSNNGMEEEEKEEEEEEPRRSGSVRKYSRSKMPRLRWTPDLHLAFVNAVERLGGQERATPKLLLQLMNVRGLSIAHVKSHLQMYRSKKLDESGQVLSQTMFGRNHIVQMYQRLNHGHFRGHNSNFLSHITKPYHLRPPSNSSSRFGDEWEAIDHHNPLGIRGCSNVWSKDDHNSNIIMDDPFQTTSHIYEVANAISRSTTPIRPSRFLEDKKWPPHHLITTQHFRINNINNNPQKHYFRPNILNIQQQQQSNSLWNPKLTSFNHHDHLHPSPTTSSSPLFKLSRSSFEPDCLVQRPSTQLELSLRNNSLVENGGGIMVVNNNNNEKEEDECRREIDTVLSLSLSTSSSRQQQQHQEEECRQTNICSKV